From Carassius auratus strain Wakin chromosome 9, ASM336829v1, whole genome shotgun sequence:
ggtacaaaacaaaacacaatttttgttacatttgccCCGAGGCAACTGAAGAGATTAGAAACGAAATAACAGGCCAGCTGAAATtgatcatttaaaacaaaacgaaCATCAAGACGAAATAGAAAACAAATCAAACCGTATTTGTACTTCCACAGACGCGCATGAAGAGCCAACCCTTCTGTCTGAGTATGGCTGACTTGTCTTACCTACAAGTAAGAGCCCAGAAAATCAACCACAGAAAATTCATCGCTAGTTTGTAGTTAAAGATACTTCACCCATCTAGAATATGGCACGTTAAGTATTACATATGAGAAACACGCTCGAAAAGgacctcacagacacacactcgtcACGTGGCGCCAAATACATTTCACTATTCGCACTTCTAAAACCATGTCACATCATACGTCTCTAGGAGAGGGTGAAGTACCTTTCGAAGACGGATTAAAAAGTTGTTTTTGGTGCTTTTTGCGAGCTAGCagcaaagaaaactgaaaaagttTGCGTTTGTGACTGAACGTCGTTGGAGTGACCAACTGAGCCGCCGTCGGCCCGATTTGCAGTACGAGGGTGGATAAGTTGCGGTCAAATATGACAAGAAAGAGTGGTAAATATTCTGGAAATACACATCACTGAAAGGAACAGTAtggcgtcatcaaaaaaaaagacaaaatattttggCCTTATAGCAAtgcagatttacatttttttatttatatatatttgttttgctatttcaaaaaatagaaagttttttttttttttgtcatagtttCTATAATTACCTTCGgttattaaataaaagtttgtttaccttttattttcatttcgtTTTAAAGTAACATGCTGCTTTTTAATATGGCAGTTTTACGTTTTTTTATAGGTCATCCATTTTGTTTCATGCACTCTTGTCGATTTCATAACTTTTCGAATATCTACATGGCGTGAACCAATTTGCTTCTTGTGAGGAGACCTCGATCCACCACTGTGTATTAATGAAGATGTTGTCTGATTTACAGCATGGGTGTGGAACCCCTCTTACTCGTAAATGCTAATGGTACATGTCCATTATATCGTAATCTGATTTTAGCCTTTTTAAAGAATCAGAGTAAGACAATCCTGtacacagacagaagagaagCAGAACAGCCCTTAAGTCCCTCTTGGTCCATTTGTCTCGTTCGCGCTCTCTCCTTAAAAGAGTGAAAGTCCAAGTAGCAGAGTAGCACCCTCTTGTGGCACACCCCTGAGGATCCTCTAAAACTGATACCACTTCTTGTCTTTGCATTTCAGCATCAGCTGTGGAGGGTGAAAGTGAAAACAAAGAGATTGTATAAGCATGTTAtgctttatttgcatttatatttctgttttctcATTCTTTCGCTGTACTACATACCTCGTGAGCGTGTTTAGAGAAGGTGTCAGCACTGCTCATCATCAGGGCGGTCCTCTCCTCCAGCTCCCCCAGCCTCTGTCCTCTCTCGTCCAGGGCAATGCGAGCTCGGGCCAGTTCTCCCACCACCCCGCCTGCTGCTGCCTTCATGCCCTCCAGTCCGCCCTGTCCTGGGATGTGCTGTGCCAGGCTGCGGGACGCCTTACCTGCCGCTGCCTCGCCAACTGCAGAGCACGAGAGATGAAGCGAAACAAGGCAGTATTGTCATTATTAACTAAAATTCTAACTAAAAAAGGAAAAGTAATTtagctaattaaaataaatataaatcagaaAAAGTAAgggctaattcaaaatatgaacagTATATAatcaacactaaaataacacGTAAACCAGGAAAAGTGAGAaaagagaataaaataataatattttggattaaaacttATTAAAAGACTTTTCCAGTAAAAGATGGACACTTTATATGTCAATCAGACAGTCTCCTCCTTGCTGAAACAGATTTCGTGAAAGGTCTGGATCTGTGCGTATATgcttgcgcgcacacacacacacacacacacacacacacacacacgcacacacacaaaaagaggaGTGATAAATACACTCACAAAGCTCCTCTCGGTCGAAGTTTTGGGTATTGCCGCCAAAAAAGCCCTTGAGAAAGCCACGGTTCTGAGCCTCAGGGGTCTCGATGGGTGTAAAGAGCTCCCCTAACATCTCCTGCAATTAATGAAAAACAGTCAATCAAAGCGTTAAATAGACAAAATCATACCAAATGTTGGAACGATTGATTCAAAACTCCACCAGTAGATGTCAGTATAGTTACACGTTTCACAATGTAAAATGGAAAGTTTTGACAGTGCTTGTTTGTTTGACAGAGTTATAAAGAAAgacagggccggccctgaccaatttgctgccctaggcaagattttacctggcgccccatgcatcacagcccatttcaccctgtcattgtgttcatgactt
This genomic window contains:
- the LOC113108742 gene encoding syntaxin-binding protein 5-like — encoded protein: MLGELFTPIETPEAQNRGFLKGFFGGNTQNFDREELFGEAAAGKASRSLAQHIPGQGGLEGMKAAAGGVVGELARARIALDERGQRLGELEERTALMMSSADTFSKHAHELMLKCKDKKWYQF